The Pyrodictium delaneyi genome contains a region encoding:
- a CDS encoding 50S ribosomal protein L16 has translation MPQKPARCYTKRRSKAFSGPAYTRKEYIHGVPPPKIQKFTMGNPHGDYDYILEVYVEERGQIRHNALEAARVMVHKYLSTTIGDQNYLFRVRVYPHHVLRENKMMAFAGADRLQEGMRQAFGKPVGTAARVYPGQAVLEVRVRKEHLDHAKEGLRRGAAKLPLPTRIRVIPIKK, from the coding sequence ATGCCGCAGAAACCCGCGAGGTGCTACACTAAGCGGCGCTCCAAGGCGTTCTCGGGCCCAGCGTACACGAGGAAGGAGTATATCCATGGTGTACCGCCGCCGAAGATACAGAAGTTCACAATGGGCAACCCTCATGGCGACTATGACTACATATTAGAGGTCTACGTGGAGGAGCGTGGCCAGATACGTCATAATGCGCTTGAAGCGGCCCGTGTAATGGTGCACAAGTATCTCTCGACAACGATAGGCGACCAGAACTACCTATTCAGAGTAAGGGTCTATCCGCACCATGTATTGCGCGAGAACAAGATGATGGCCTTCGCGGGTGCAGACCGTCTACAGGAGGGTATGAGGCAGGCCTTCGGCAAGCCTGTAGGCACAGCGGCTCGCGTCTATCCAGGCCAGGCAGTGCTAGAGGTACGAGTCCGCAAGGAGCATCTAGACCATGCTAAGGAGGGACTGCGCCGCGGAGCAGCTAAGCTGCCGTTACCGACACGTATACGTGTCATACCGATAAAGAAGTGA